AGGACAGGACCGTAGCAGACTGAGCCGAGAGTGTGTGCAACAGCGCCATCTTACAACCTGCACATGACCGTACAAGTCATTACTTCAttaacaaatgcacacacacactcagcaaacAGTACACACAGTCGTGACACTCACAGTAATGAGCTATAAAAGCTCCGGTTAGGGGCTAGGGCGGAAGGGGCTAGGGCGGAAGGGGCTAGGGCGGAAGGGGCTAGGGCAGAAGGAGCTAGGGCAGAAGGAGCTAGGGCAGAAGGTGGATCACTTTACCTGTGGGAGATGTCCGAGAGAGAAGCCAGACCTTGAGCAAGCTGTCCTGACCACAGGACGCGAAACGGAACTGGACCAAACATCCAGCAACATCTGAGAGAAACAAGGGGGACCAAAATTAGACAGCACAAACATTGACGGTGTTTCATATTTACAGAGTGTTTTAGTGTTTGTACAACACCACAGCCTGTCACAGCCAAGTGACAAAACATGGCGCAGGAAAATCTCAATGTGCTGAAAGGTGAGAACAGCCAGAAATCGAATAATACAACAATTGTGAAACTTAAAAGTTGGAAAAGCTGAAAGGCTGGTGGTTCCAGAGCGGTTCTGCTGTACCCTTCATCATCTGTGGAGAAAACTGGCAGCAGGTGACCCCGAGGTCGTGGGCGTACTTCTCAGCATGCAGCTGGTTCAGAGTCAGGTCCCAAACGCGGAGGTCTCCGTACGTGGAGCCCGTGGCAAGCAGCTGCCCGCAGGGCGAGAAGGAGCAGGCCACGATAGTGGTGTCAGGGACCGCACCTGTCCTGCAAGACAGACGGCAGCGTACAAATCCTCCACACACAGGTGCGCGTGCAGGGGGGTCGTGAGGATGTGATCGTTTATGCTCAGCGGTATTTGGGAGACTAAGTGAAGTAACCCTGCAGGCGTGGTCAGTGAGAGGGTTGTGTATGCTGGTGTTTCACAGCCAGCTCACCTGTGCAGACGTCTTGAGGGGAAGTCCCATAAGGCCAGGCTGCCGTCCGCCGCGCCAGACACCAGGTAGGACGAGGCGGGCGAGAAGGCGCACACTCGAACTGGACTCCGTCCGGGGTGCTCCAAAACGGCTTCGATCTCGCCGGTGTTCATTGCCCACACCACCGTCGTGGCGTCGGTAGAGCACGAGGCTAAAAACTGTCCGCAGGGGCTGAAGCAGCAGCAGTGAACTCCGTATCCGTGACCGGACAGGGGCGAGAAGGGCAGTTCCGTGAAGTCCCGGGTGTGGTACACCCGGATGGTCTTATCCGCGGAGCAGGTGGCAAGCAGAGACCCGGAGAACGTGCACCAGTTCACGTCGTCGCGGTGGTTTTGTAACGTACAGACGAGAGACACCATTTTGAGTCTCACCTGCCCCTGTTAAAACAGTTAGAAGAACATGAGCGAGTGGAGGTAATATTCCTACATTAATTACACCATACTGCTGCCTGCCAGCGTCTCAGGAGAAAGTCCTCACTGTTTAAGCCAGTATCGTATTCATATCCATATTCGAGTATTCGTCTTTATATTCGAGTATTCGTCTTTATATTCGAGTAATCCACCTTGAGGCTGTAATGAAACACAACTGCTTTTAACCACCTAGCTCATATTTCCGCTGTCGTGCTGGTTTCGACGACATTGCGCAAAATTGCGGATCTGGGTACTCCATAACTCAGACAGGGAGACTTTCGTCTGACACAGAAATAAGACATATCAGTGTTATATCTTAACTTACATGAAATAGAAAAACTTCACCGTCACGCAACTCTCCTGCGCCTTCTTCCGGGTTTCCGTGACGTCTCACGTGATGGTCACGTGATCTTTGTTTACTCCACGCAACTGAGGAACGTGTTAAAGTCATTTCATATTAGCGGGGATAAAATAAAATCGAAAAAATTGAAAATGAAATAGATTTACTCCGTTTTACTTTTTTTGCCAGCAGCGGTGTGCGTTTTACTTCCCAGTCAGTTAATCAGTTAATAAATAATTGCAttcaaaaatacatttttaatttgctttacatttaaatacataACGATTTTTTTAATGTGGCGCATCTCTTTTGTATTACAAAAAAAGTCAAACATGGACAGAGAGTAATAAGTGTATAAGTAGAATAAGAGTGTAATAATTGTTTGTAATATTTACGTTTAGACCCATTTATTTATCAGTAACATGTATTTTACATTACTTTTGATTGAAATTTAAATACTTCTAAAATACAAAATAACAATTGTCCACAAGTGGACATGTAGTGAAGGACAGGGTTGTGTGATGGAGACCGTACCCCATGAAGCACAGGGTCGTGTGATGGAGACCCCTTTACAAATAATCTTACAGGCTGTTTTAAGTGTTTTTATCCTTTATCCTTTAAAACGTAATCATGAAGCTCTCCTAACAGTATCACAGAATTGTATGCAGTATTATTACAGCGTTGTTATGGTGATTATGGTGAAACTTCATTTTTAAGAAAAGCACGcttataaaattatttaaaaaaacactccAGGTATCTGTAACTGGCTTTAAAAACATCCTTTAATAGgtccgtgccacacacacacacacacacacacacacagacagacatgcgcgcacacacacacacacacgtcagccacccacactctcagacacacacacacacacacacacacacacacacacacacacacactagtgaaaaATAATGTTCCTACAAAAGAACGCTACCATTTTGTTTCCCACAAGatctttaaataaaataacttCAAGTACTCTGACTCAGGTACAAAAAACTGTTCTAGCTGCCGCCAGTGGGCCGTGacgtggggtgtggggggtgggggcgtggttgagggagatggggggggggggggggggtgtattcaGAAAACCTGCTGTATGCTGCAACCAGTGCTCCCCACAGTTCTCGACTGGGAATACACACAAGAATTGTACAGTATACTGCTGAGTGGAGGATGCCTGGTGGATTTGGGTGGAGGAGGCAGGAAGGGGGGTGTTTTATATTAGAAAACAATAACCttacaaaaaaagaaacaaaacaaacaaacaaaaacttccCTACACCCTGTTTGTTAGGGCAGGCACTACCAAGATTAAGGAGACCACAGTGTTTGTAGAGGATATTTGTATACTGTACAAACAATAAatgggtaataataataataataatagtcacTTTAAGACTAAAATTAAATGCTACAATTAGTCTAAGGCATGAACAATATCCAATGTCTGAAACAATATGTACACATCATTCCAAACAAGACCCAATATATTGATATTAATAGACAGTATGTACATGTGGGTGACCAtcactcatcagtgtgtgttctgcgTCCCGGCGGACGGCTTGGTTTCTGAGGCAGGACCCATTCTGAGGTCCGGACAGCCGTAGCCAGGGAAAcactttcctttcttttcttggCTTGAATTTTATATTTGGAGAGGACAGAACACACGAATAAACATTCCGTTGGAGTTAAAGCAGTTTTTGCTGTTTCTTCCTTTTCATAGAAAATGAAGAATGGACCTTTTTTTTCTcataaataattattttaaaaaattaaatacattCACTATAATATTAAcgataaagtaaaaaaaacaacaaaaaaaaaacaatgatatTTACAAGTAGTGGAACGTGTTGTCTTCTCCTAGACACAGCTCTGACGGGTGGAGATTTCAGTGTGATTACACTTTTCTACAAGGAAATGCTATTGCACAAAGACACCCTCTCCGCTCtttgggtgttgtgtgtgtgcgagactCGTCAGGGGTGTAGACCGGCATGGCGGGCCTGATCGGGGTTGAGGTGAGTTCGGCTGCCGCGGGGCCCAGGCGAGGTTCTGAGTCCCGCACGCGTGGGGTGTTGGAGGGGGGACTCTGTCCATCAGTTGGTCTGCTTGAGTAGCTCAGTCCACCTCTTCTCGAAGAACTTCCGCATGTTGTGACCTGCACGACCAATGTCTGAGTTGTCCTCGTTGAACTTCTCACAGTTGTCAAACACCAGGTTGACATCGATGATGAATGTCTCGAGGTTCTGGTATCTGTAAGGAGAGGCGGAGCAGGAATGAGCATGGggaccagtgatggcttagttaccttgaaaaagtaatcagattactgattactcctttaaaaagtagcttagttagattacaagtttctttagtagttacattcagcagcaaaataagtttttccaatactcactttattggaagtgcattttaacagtaacaatgtatctcctgacatttaaataatgtatctcctgacattacgtttgtgtcgctgcgcggtattatttgtaaatgtatttgtaaacgtaatacaagtgaactattcagtcagacagctatttgttgtgaaacaaaatacaattacaatttcaagtatttttaagtactttagccaaaattccagcacttttcaaacctggaacacaatgcaacattaaaattcgtcaggtaaatgttccttcccctgtttttgaggggtgtttctttacactaccacatatcattacggagaacactgaacagaatgacgtgaacgcgctcgcgctctcacaggttcacttgcagcgtgcggagtcgagcgctacggtcagatgcaaaagtataactgagccaagtATATATagccaatatatatatttttaataagaaaaataaatagagTAATGCACAGTTACTTCGATAAGTAATTTTAaactgattactggactggaaatagtaactcgttatattactcgttactgaaaaaagtggtaagattggAGTAATGCATTACTAAGTAATGTGTCATTGACATCACTGGTGGGGAGCAGCGTGTGGTAGCTAGGACCGGAAGAGGGACTTACTGGCTGCTGACGAGTTTCTCGCGAATGGTGGAGAAGTCCATGGGCTTCTTGATGACCTTCCGATACCCAGGAACGGACTTGAGGTTGACAGGAGTGAGGAAAGGCCATGCGTCCTGGTGACGCTCCAGTTCAGCCAGGAGAACCCTGCATGGATGGTGAAACCCTCAGGATAAATGGGCTTTATGGGTCATGCTCACCAAACAACTCACCTTCAGAGCACTGATCAAGGATCAGTGATCGACTTCTACCTAACGTAGTTTCATCTACAGTAAATTCGACCAGTACTCTAATGCCTGACAAATACACCCCAAATAACCATACAGGTCATACAGGCATGAAGATGTTTAGAAATCCCCTTCCTGTAGAATATTAacaggtgtgtgagaggtggaggccCAGGCTGTACCTGCAGAGGCCCAGGTCGCGGTTGTTGTCCCTGGCTGTCTTAGCTCTTTTAACACAGGCCGGGCCCTCACTGGAGttgggggtgggcgtggctgtggGGGGCGGGACAGGAGGCGGAGCCGGCGAGCTCTTCTTTGCCTGGCTGGAGGTGGCGGCCGTTTTCTTTGGACTGCCGTTGCTGGTGCTGCAGCCGCCGACGCCACCACAGccgctggccccgcccccacccacaGCCACGCCCACGGCCCCGCCCACGGCGACGACTGGATGGTTCTCTTCAGGCACCTCCGCCTGTTTCTTCCCCTTCTTACTGGTCTCTGCAGACTTCCTCCCGCCCGACGGCTGCATGCGACTCGGAGCTTTCTTGTTCTTAGGGGACTGACCACTCGCCTAATGGACACAAACGTGAAATGACATGAAAATGTGAGCGTGTGGCAAACCACTGAAAATCAAGCTTGGAACAATTGTGCTGCACAGGGTTTAGGGTaaaggttagggttggggttggggttaaggttagggtaaGGGTTGGGATTAGGGTTTTGAAGTAAGGTTTAGGGTTAAAACCTTTTTGTGCAAGTGTTATGGTTAGGATTAAGGTTAtggttaagggttaggggttagagttaagagttaggggttagagttagggttaaggCTTaggggctagggttagggttaagggttaggggttagggtcaTTTAAACACCCAGGACACTTTAGTGTTCTAAATCTAATAaatgtaaccctaaccctaatcacgGTGGTTACCTTGGCGATGCAGGCGGGGCAGTACCAGTCTCCTTCAGGGATGCTGCTGATTTTGGGCTTGTGGCAGTAGGTGTGACAGCCCTTATCACAGCCGTCACACAGCAGGAGCAGATCCTCGTTATCTCCCTTACGACACATCTGacagtactacacacacacacacacacacacacacacacacacacactcatttggTCTCTGAACACATGATGAGCATGTGTACTTTAGGAGTTCAGTAGTCTCCAGCACCGAGCGCTCTGTGCTGCCACCTGCAGGCCGAGATGTGGCAGTGCGGAGGCGTGGCAGGAGGCGGGGCACTCCTGGCTAAGCCACGCCCACTCACCACTTTCATGATGGACCTCTCCCAGGCGATGGACTTCTGTAGCTGTTGTAGGCACATGGCCAGCTGGGAAGAGTTTCGAACCTCACTCAGAGCCTTCCTCCACACCTTCATCCCAGGAGCaatctcctcttctccccttcacacacacacacacacacacacacaaaaagagaaGGGTTAGAAACTGGGACACATTTGCATACCAGAGGAAACTGTACTAAAAAACATCATTATtaacagacagacacaaactCAGATAGACACACAGGACAATCAGTGAGATGTGTTACGAaaaacagtacacacacagcaagtgagaaacacacacacacacactctcacacacatgcacacatacacacacacactcactcactcactctcacacacacacacacacactcacacacatgcacacacacacacactcactccctctcacacacacacacactctctctcacacacacacacacacacacacacacacacacacacacacacacacacacaaagcctttACTGCATGATCAACGTTTGCGGTGAAAACAATGAGAGAAAACAAATCCTTGTGGCTACGATGCACCATGCACTTGCAGAACAGGAGAAAAGTCCCCACCACAATAAACCCAGACACGACAACCACCAGCAGCGCACGGCAACGCAACCCCCATGCAGCCAGAGACAGGCGGCATGACCAAAGGTgagacaacaaacacaaacacacacaggacgtGTCCCCACCCGCCCCcagggtgaacacacacacacacacacacacatgaacgaGCACAGCAGCCCATTAGCCAGCAGAGAGGgtaggaggaggaagaggaggaggatgaggaggaggaggctggCTGTGCGGATGACCTACCCTTCCCCTGCAGTGCTAGAGGATGCAGCTGGGGCGGGCACAGTGACCGTGCCCACATTATCCAGCCTGATCTGGATGGTGCTCCCTAACGGGCTCCTCAGGTACCTTCTCTCGATGTGACGCTCCAGCTCAGCAAGACGCGTCACCGCGATGTCCAGCGGGTTGCTGGGCCGCCGCCACAGACCCttctccgagctccgctcctcCTGGGGGTCCGCCCCTGGGCGGGGCTTGGGGAGGGGCTTGTGCTCGTGATACACCAGGTCTTCCCTCTCCGACTGAGGCTCTGGGTGCACCCAGCCCTGTGGCACGGCATTGTGGGAAACAGTGAACGAGAGCACCTTGGAGTATTTTGGTACAATAAAGCAAGTTTTTCCACCTTTAGAATTATTTACataaacgcacgcacacacacacacacacacacacacacacacacacacacacacacacacacacacacacacgttacctTGACCTGGAGGCTGGCAGACGTGACTTTGCGCTCGAGTTcctccacctgctgcagtaATGCGATATCGGTCTCCATAGcctgctcctccacacaccactcctgCAGTGTCTCCACAGAAACCTGGCCTTCATCCAGCTCTGACACCTCCATCACAGctactagacacacacacacacacacacccagaaacacacacacacccagacacacacacacacacccagacacacacatacacacacacacccccagacacacacacacacaccccagacacacacacacacacacacacccagacacacacacacacatacacccagacacacacaaacacacagtgcagGGAATGACGTAATTATAACTGCCAGTCCTCCAGCAAAGCTTGAGGGCTTTAAAATCATAGTTGCTCTTCTAGTTACAATGGTCTGAATGTTGTGGACAGGATGGAGTGGAGTGTGtgaagatctgtgtgtgtgaaggagtgtgtgaagtgtgtgtggaaaaggtGAGTCTGAGGGTGGCGCTATATAAAGAGAGAAAATAGATCCCACAGTCCACCGTGTGCTTTTGAAGAATCAGCACATCTCTGTAATGAATGCATAATTAAGGTAGTGTTATTAACTTAAATATTCTTAAATATGACATTTGGGGATAGTTTCCTGTTAGACGTAATTGTTTCtgtgtggtacacacacacacacttcttaccCTCGCGGTTCTTGCTGCAGGTCTGTGTGATGAGGTCCATGGATTTCTGGAGCTGTTTGTGCAGTGCCCTCTCTCTGACGCCTCTGCTGTGGAGGTTCTTCATCAGGGTCTGAAGGTCCTCCACGTCAGTCACCTTCCACCAGCCCGTCAGCATATCTGCAGTGCACACGGGCACGAGGAACCCAGCAGGAACATACATGGGGCGCTTCATGTTAGATCGAGGTTTGTCTGAAAAGACTGCATCGCTTCAAGTGGTCTTGATTCCTAtatgcaaagtgtgtgtgtgaaaagtgtgtgtgtgtgtgtgtgtgtgtgtgtgtgtgaacctcaCCCTCTGGTATGGGTAGTGGCTGTGGGTGGTCGTGGTTTCGGGGCAGGTCAACAGCAGGTGACGGTGTAGAGACCAGCTTGTCCCCAGGGGGCGCCGGAGAGCCGCTCTTGCTGGTGGAGACGCTGGGGGCCAGCAGGGGGCTGGCGTTGCCCTCGGTCAATGGGCACAGGGGCACCGGGCTGCTGCACGGGGGCAGTTTGGGGCTGATGACCCCGCCGGCCCAGCCACACACGGGCGACGGCATCAGAGCACCTACGGGCTTCAGCTGCACACAAGCAAACTTACGATCAGCGTGAGCGTGACAGAATCTGGCCcgagtgtgtgacagagagacgTTAAGCAGCCCCGCAGAGCCCGGGGCGGGACCGTGTCACGCTAAATCGGGTCTGGACCCACCTGCGCCGGGGACATGGTGTGGTTCCCCGATCCTTCCAGTACGGGATGGAGAGGACTGGAGGAGAtgcagggagggtggaggtggtggggagaGCAGGGTGGCTGTGGGCTCCTGGCACGGGCATGGCTAGCGGGCTGTGGGGAGGCGCGCGGGGGCGTGGCCGGCCAGGTGAGTGAGGAGTCATCACAGGGCGAGCGGGGCAGGAGGCTGAACCAGTGGCCGCTGCGCTCGGTCAGCACGCGCAGGAGCTGGTCGTTGGCGAGGAGCTGGGACTGGTGctgtagggagggagggactccGAACGGATGGGGCAGGGCCCCGaactgagggggcggggccgccGCTGGGTCCGCCGGAGTGTCGCACGGCACCATGGGACTGGAGGTAGAGTGGGTTGGAGAGGCTGGCACCTCCATCGCTGGGGTGATGGTCACTGGGCAGCCGTTGGGGGTATGGCAGAGGGACACGCTCTCGTCAGACCCGATCTGAGGCTCTTTGAGGGGCGGAGTCTGAGAGGAGGCGGGGTCTGGCTGCTGAGGTTCTGTCTCCTGGATCTTTGGCAGGGAAGGGCTTGGGTCTCCCTCTCCGTCTCCGCCTCCGTGCTGCTCAATGTCCATGGGCTTCTCGTCCTCTTGCTTCACCTCCTCTGGATggtcctcctccttcttcacCTGGCCCTCCGGCCCCTCCCtctccgccccctcctcccgtggctcctccccctgtggcccctcctcctgcatctcctcctCTGGCTCCTCCTTCACCTGCACAGCCTCAAAGTTGCggagcttctctctctccttctccagctcctcagAGCCTGTAGGAGACACAGACGTGCTACAGCTGACCTTCTTCAACATGCTTCATCTACTTCTGACGTCTGCTTCATGTTTATGGTCTTTAAAAAGCCATTATCTAGCTTTTGAAGTGGAAAATATATTGTATAgtacatatatttatatgtgtgtgtgtgtgtgtgtgtgattacctTCACCGCTCTCGAGGCCTTCGATGAAGACTCCTCCACACTGTGGAAGGACCCAGTAGCGACGGCGATAGCGGTCCTGACCGTATGCCATAGAGCGCAGAGCGTGGGACGACTCAAAGAGCTTCCTCCTCGCCAGGTTCTGctgctgcacacacaacacacacacgagtgtaaagtgtgtgcgtgtgtgtgtgtgtgtctgattgtTTGACATAATGTACATGTGTTTACCTTTGATAATTTCTCAATCTGTTTCTCCAGCTCCTCTACACTCGTGGCTTGATCTCCCTCATCctaagtcacacacacacacacacacacacacacacaaacacacacacacacacacacacacacacacacacacacaaaacacaattaCTACCACGCTGATGATTACTGTTGACATGCAGGGAGGGTTCGTGCGAGATCTCACCTCATCACATGTCTCTACTTTCTTTCCTttcttcacctcctcctcttcctcctcctcctcatcctctcctgCTTCATCGCTGTCgtcctcttcatcctcatcctcatcgcTGTCCCCACCCTTCCTCTTGCGCTTGGGCCCTGTGGAGGGCGTGCCTGTGGCTTGAGGCTCCTCCCCTCCTGCCCCGCCCTCTCGCTTGCCCGTACGCTTGGCGTGGATGGTCTTCAGTCTACaggtaaaccacacacacacacacacacacacacgctgtagaATCGACGGAATTTTACAGTCACGGTGTAAATGCAAAACAACAATGAAAAGGCGGCACGTTATAGAAGTATCAGTGTAAGCACATTACAGTCATGTGAATTACTGAGTGTTTAAAGTACATGAATTCTGGCCTTTGTGTAAGAGTTTCTACTTATGAATATTTCATGAgtatttagtgtgtgtttgagtgtaagcATGTGTTTGTGTCAAACACTCACTTTTTGAGTTTTCCCTCCACAATACACTCATCTTTTCTCAGAACCGTCATTTGATCCAGGCTTTTATCAATCTCACtgtagatgcacacacacacacacacacacacacacacacacacacacacacacacacaggtctaaATTCCTGTTGCACACCTTTCACAGCAACACACTGATTTACACATACACTAAGACACTGGCGATCTCTGTAGCATGTCGGATCGCTCCCTTAACCTCTCCTTTGACCTCTGAATGACCCAGGCTGTCCTACCTCACCACACTCTTGCTGCAAGCCAGCTCGTTGACCAGGAAGGCCAGCACGGAGGCTTTCTGGGCGGGCGTGTGAGCCTGGAAGGCTTTGGTCTTCAGGCTGAGGGCCATTTCTGCCAGCACATCTGTGTGTGAGCAGTGGGCCTCCATATACAGCTGCAGCACCTCGGACACGTTGTCCCGGTTCAGGCCTATGTTGGTCAGGTGGTCTCCCAGGATGGACTtcgcctgacacacacacacacacacacacacacacacacacacgagatggTTGTCAGTACTAGGGCTGTGTGCCGTGTTTCAAACAccaaactttgtgtgtgtgtgtgtgtgtgtgtttgttacgtCTATTGTGGACCTGTTTGGGGGTTGTTTTCTTTTATGGTTTAATAGGTGGATTGCCTCATTACTGGTGGATACTTTcgaccaatcaatcaatcaaacaatcaaattttatttatatagcgctttttacaatagttgttgtcacaaagcagctttacaagtgccgagtcctagcccccagtgagcccCCAGATAGCAAGCCAATCGGAGATTGCGGGCACgtgtatgtatttt
Above is a window of Brachyhypopomus gauderio isolate BG-103 unplaced genomic scaffold, BGAUD_0.2 sc479, whole genome shotgun sequence DNA encoding:
- the baz2ba gene encoding bromodomain adjacent to zinc finger domain protein 2B isoform X1, translated to MGELQVKPHLKPKEKKPRKKQGEGSCVSESESGSSLDSDSEGMSSSDLDDLGEEEEDDEDEQSKDTEESDSEKEGQKKKRAKAASPTPELSNKESPRPVEDLREALRRSSAVPLARTPSPRPQASPLAPPTATSRDRPAQPTSVIQSTGLALNARPRLTTQPRHHPSPRHLSSSPKPPTASAKPLPSSHQSLPLSLCSSPKPLSVPSPPTPLPLSSSPKPPPLTPSPRSQSLGSARKPKAPPHDAVSSRKLLENSLSHITDYRLKQSFLLQDQEFTFQLKKQQDLYSSSSLLSSSSSSLCSSLLSSLLPHKLSSGRTKPPAAQSVPPPPGLLLPPSLLGLSSVNGVIQGVDVLQDTPLALTTKPLPDLPVNLSTGNRKDGPAPTPAPGLVPGPPPTLTSAPGPPTRPRASRKSKTPKPLDAWKEVSQNHLVQPLADLFRRSAGEHELLSGKDSDDSADDDDDEDDDVDDEEEDEEDSDDSLSESDSNSDSELNGAAGGGRKSCGGVETEADGEQTPVKLSKGLSLLSASTNHSLPDCSPLNLQVIKPASMPTPTIMSGSAALAYHSPPSSSYSVGTSPGSGKRKRVMNEDDLKVPLEMGWRRETRIKTVGGRLHGDVAYYAPCGKRLRQYPDVVKYLSRYGITDITRDNFSFSAKIRVGDFYEARGQQGLQWSLLTEEEIVPRIRAMEGRRGRPPNTERQQRGGDGESSASRRRKGRPPNVGHNEFPSPSEAKLLRKLEAQEIARQAAQMKLMRKLEKQALARAAKEARKQQAIMAAEERRKQKEQIKILKQQEKIKRIQQIRMEKELRAQQILEAKRKKREEAANARILEAEKRLKEKELRRQQAVILKHQELERHRLDMVWERERRRQHIMLMKAVEARKKAEERERLKQEKRDEKRINKERKQELRRLELEMIREMKKPNEDMCLTDHKTLPEFSQIPGLVLPGQVFADCLMVVQFLRAFGKVLGLDLLDVPTLGVLQEGLLNLGNSMGQVQDLLVRLLSSAVCDPGLPPGHRAKSILGDHLTNIGLNRDNVSEVLQLYMEAHCSHTDVLAEMALSLKTKAFQAHTPAQKASVLAFLVNELACSKSVVSEIDKSLDQMTVLRKDECIVEGKLKKLKTIHAKRTGKREGGAGGEEPQATGTPSTGPKRKRKGGDSDEDEDEEDDSDEAGEDEEEEEEEEVKKGKKVETCDEDEGDQATSVEELEKQIEKLSKQQNLARRKLFESSHALRSMAYGQDRYRRRYWVLPQCGGVFIEGLESGEGSEELEKEREKLRNFEAVQVKEEPEEEMQEEGPQGEEPREEGAEREGPEGQVKKEEDHPEEVKQEDEKPMDIEQHGGGDGEGDPSPSLPKIQETEPQQPDPASSQTPPLKEPQIGSDESVSLCHTPNGCPVTITPAMEVPASPTHSTSSPMVPCDTPADPAAAPPPQFGALPHPFGVPPSLQHQSQLLANDQLLRVLTERSGHWFSLLPRSPCDDSSLTWPATPPRASPQPASHARARSPQPPCSPHHLHPPCISSSPLHPVLEGSGNHTMSPAQLKPVGALMPSPVCGWAGGVISPKLPPCSSPVPLCPLTEGNASPLLAPSVSTSKSGSPAPPGDKLVSTPSPAVDLPRNHDHPQPLPIPEDMLTGWWKVTDVEDLQTLMKNLHSRGVRERALHKQLQKSMDLITQTCSKNREVAVMEVSELDEGQVSVETLQEWCVEEQAMETDIALLQQVEELERKVTSASLQVKGWVHPEPQSEREDLVYHEHKPLPKPRPGADPQEERSSEKGLWRRPSNPLDIAVTRLAELERHIERRYLRSPLGSTIQIRLDNVGTVTVPAPAASSSTAGEGGEEEIAPGMKVWRKALSEVRNSSQLAMCLQQLQKSIAWERSIMKVYCQMCRKGDNEDLLLLCDGCDKGCHTYCHKPKISSIPEGDWYCPACIAKASGQSPKNKKAPSRMQPSGGRKSAETSKKGKKQAEVPEENHPVVAVGGAVGVAVGGGGASGCGGVGGCSTSNGSPKKTAATSSQAKKSSPAPPPVPPPTATPTPNSSEGPACVKRAKTARDNNRDLGLCRVLLAELERHQDAWPFLTPVNLKSVPGYRKVIKKPMDFSTIREKLVSSQYQNLETFIIDVNLVFDNCEKFNEDNSDIGRAGHNMRKFFEKRWTELLKQTN